TTAACCTGGGCGGTTACCGGGCGGTCGAGCCGTTCAAGTCGTATCTTTTCCGGTTGACGGAAAAAGTCGCCCGCTATTTTGGCGCCGACGAGGCAACGCACGGACGGAAACTGGTCTTGCTCGGCGTCAGGGGCTGCGACCGGGAAGCGTTGAGCGTTTATGACCGCGTGCTGGGCGAAGGGGAGGTCGCCGACCCGTATTACCTGGCGAACCGGCAGGACCTCTTGATCATTACGGCCGATTGCACCGATTGCGGCAAGACCTGTTTCTGCAACATGGTCGGCGGCCAGGCGTTTGCCGGCAAAGGGTTCGACCTGAACGTGACAAAAGTGCCGGACGGATATGTTATCGAGACCGGCAGCGCAAGAGGGGAACAGCTCGTTGTCCTGTTCAACAAAGCGTCCGACGACCAGTTAATGCTGAAAGCCGGCGTCAGGAACGAAATGGCGGACAAGCTGGAGTCGGTCAACCGGGAATTCAAATGCAAGTGCAACATCGATTGGCGGGACGCGCATAAGATCAATCTGGAGAACGGCCGGGCCTGGAAAGAGGTCACGAAAAAATGCGTAGAATGCAGCGCCTGCAACTTTGTCTGCCCGACCTGCACCTGTTTCTTGTTGCTGGACGCCGCAGCGGGCGGAGAGCACGACCGCTATAAGG
This window of the Candidatus Margulisiibacteriota bacterium genome carries:
- a CDS encoding 4Fe-4S dicluster domain-containing protein, whose product is MQSYFITPVEFEGFIAKLLTEGTVIAPTLVAGRNILQEVTPETIKAVNLGGYRAVEPFKSYLFRLTEKVARYFGADEATHGRKLVLLGVRGCDREALSVYDRVLGEGEVADPYYLANRQDLLIITADCTDCGKTCFCNMVGGQAFAGKGFDLNVTKVPDGYVIETGSARGEQLVVLFNKASDDQLMLKAGVRNEMADKLESVNREFKCKCNIDWRDAHKINLENGRAWKEVTKKCVECSACNFVCPTCTCFLLLDAAAGGEHDRYKVWDACLKNGYARVAGGANSRPKLPERLQNRYHCKFDYSHDRLGRYTCVGCGRCIDGCAGNIDMREVYAELVRQVPLTAKLE